Sequence from the Sphingomonas suaedae genome:
GGCGAAAAAGCACGGATCGTCGCGGTGCGCGGGGGCGTGGTGGTCGTCGATGCCATCAGGACGATCGCAGAAACCCCCAGCGCATGAAGACACGTAATTCGATCGCCGCGCTCGCCTTGGCGATGACCGCCTGCTCCACCGCCCCCGAACCGGACAATGGTGCGCAGGATGTGCCCGCGCCCGTGGCAACGGCGGTCGTCGCCGACCCCACACCCACGCCGAGCGCAACGCCCGCTCCCGCAGATGCCACTCTCGCCGTCGCAGTCGGAAAGCGCGCCAAATGCGCGATCTCGCACGGCGGGTATGACGATGACGGCAACCCGACCAAGGGTGATTCCTATGAAGGGCCGTGCCTGTTCAGATCGGAAAAGGGCGGCCATTTCACCGTCTCGCGCGAAGGCGACCAGCCCTTCTGGACGGGCGAAGACCCGGTCACCACGGTCAGCGTCGGGGTGAGCGGCGAAAACGCGCAGGTGACCGGCATGACCAAAGACGGCATGGCGCGCTGGGGCTATGCCACGCGTCTCGATAGCGACCGCGCCTGCTGGTCGGGCGACGCATTTACCGTCTGCGCATGGTGAACCGACGCGGGTGACCGCCCGGCCAGCCCCGCGCCGGATTTCGCCCCGCCGTCGTGCCCCCTCGACCTGCCGCACCCCCGTCACATTCGGCTTGAACCGCGTTCTCAAAAAGAACATATGGCGAACAATGGCAAAGCTTAGTCGCCTCGAAAAACTGGAGATTCTCGCCGACGCCGCCAAATATGACGCGTCGTGCGCGTCGAGCGGTGCCCAGAAGCGCAATTCGCGAGACGGGGCGAAGGGCGGCATCGGATCGACCACCGCGATCGGCATCTGTCACAGCTATGCGCCCGACGGGCGCTGCATCTCGCTGCTCAAGATCCTGATGACGAATATGTGCATGTTCGAATGCACCTATTGCATCAACCGCTCGTCCTCGAACGTCCGCCGCGCCGCCTTCACCGTGGACGAGGTGGTCGACCTCACCCTCGATTTCTACAAGCGCAACTATATCGAGGGGCTGTTCCTGTCCTCCGGCATTATCCGCAGCCCCGATTATACGATGGAACAGATCGTCGAGGTGGCGCGCCGCCTGCGTGAGGACCATGATTTCCGGGGCTATATCCATCTCAAGACCATCCCGGAGGGCGATCCGGATCTGATCGCGCAGGCGGGGCGCTATGCCGACCGCCTGTCGATCAATATCGAGATGCCGAGCGACAGCGGGATCCGCGCCCTCGCCCCCGAAAAGGACGGTGCCCGCATCCGCCGGACGATGCACGATCTCGGCATCCGCATCGGCGATGCCAAGGCGGAGCGCAAAACTTCGCGCAGGGCCCCGATCTTCGCGCCGGCCGGGCAAAGCACGCAGATGATCGTCGGGGCCGATGACAGCACCGACGCGACGGTGCTCCAGACGAGCGCGCAGCTCTACAGCAGCTATGGGTTGCGCCGCGTCTATTACTCCGCCTTCTCGCCAATTCCGGATGCCAGCCGTACCCTGCCCGCCCAGCCCCCGCCGCTGATGCGCGAGCATCGGCTGTACCAGTCTGACTGGCTGCTGCGCTTCTACGGCTTTTCGGTTGGCGAGATTGCCGCGACGATGCAGGACGGGCGGCTGGCGCTCGACATGGACCCCAAGCTCGCCTGCGCGATGCAGCGGCGCGAGCTGTTCCCGGTGGACGTCAATCGCGCGCCGCGCGAAAGCCTGTTGCGCGTGCCGGGGCTTGGTGCGCGGGTGGTCGATCGGCTGATCGCGGCGCGGCGGCATCAGCGCCTGGCGCTCGCCGATGTCGGGCGGCTGTGCCAGTCGCTGCGCAAGATCCGCCCATTCATCGTCGCTGCGGACTGGCGCCCGACCGCGCTGCTTGACCGGGCCGATCTCAAGCAGCGCATCGTCCCCGTCCCGCCGCCCACGCAATTGTCGCTGTTCGCAAGCTGAAGCGGGGCGGCATCGGTGCACGTCGCGACCCTCGATCAACCCGATGATTTCGCCGCGTGGCGCGATCAGGCGCGCATGTTCCTCGCCGCCGCCGTCCCGCCGCACGATGTGGCGTGGCGGATCGGGGAAAGCGGGACAGCGGAGCTGTTCGCGAACGCCGCACCACCGCCGGCGCAGCGGTCCGCGCCGCTCCACGTACCCCGCGCGCTGCTCGCGCTGTTGCGCCTTGCGCTGCTGCATCGCGACCCCGACCGCTTCGCCCTGGCCTATCGCCTGCTCTGGCGGCTGCGCGATCAGCCCTCGCTGCACGCCAACCCCGCCGACCCGGACATGATCGCAGTGCAGGCGCTAGCAAAGGCGGTGCGGCGCGACATGCACAAGATGCACGCCTTTGTCCGCTTCCGGAAAGTCGGGTCCGCGAACGGGCGCGAGCAGTTCGCCGCATGGTTCGAACCCGATCATCATATCACCCGCGCCGTCGCGGGGTTCTTTCGCGATCGCTTCACCGGCATGGACTGGATCATCGTGACGCCGGAGGCGACGATCGGCTGGGACGGGACCATCCTGACGACAGGCCCCGGTGGCCGGCGCGGCGACGTGCCCGACGCCGACGCGGTCGAGGACGAATGGCGCGCCTATTATTCCAGCATCTTCAATCCCGCCCGCGTCAAGGTCGCCGCGATGAAGAAGGAGATGCCGGTCAAATATTGGCGCAACCTTCCCGAGGCGATGCTGGTTCAACCGCTGTTGCGACAGGCAGAGGGACGGGTGGACGCGATGGTGAAGCGACAGCGCGAGGATGCGGCGATCCTGACTGCGGAACCCGTTCAACCCCGACGCCACTTCGACACGCTTGACGCGCTCAACGCCGCGCTGGTGCAGGACGATGTGCCCCCCTCCCCCGATTTTGCCGACCGCGTCGTCCTCGGCGAAGGACCGCCCTCCGCACGGCTCATGCTCGTCGGCGAGCAACCCGGCGACATGGAGGACCGTAAAGGGCGGCCCTTTGTCGGCCCGGCCGGACAATTGCTCGACGACTGCCTCGACGACGCCGGGATCGAGCGATCCGAAACCTATCTCACCAACGCGGTGAAGCGGTTCAAATTTACCGAGCGCGGGAAGCGGCGGCTGCACCAGACACCCAATGCCGGGGATATCGCCCATTATCGCTGGTGGCTGAATGAGGAGATCCGGCTGGTCGATCCTGCAGTCGTCGTCGCGCTGGGCGCCACGGCGCTGCACGCGCTGACCGGAAAGAAGCAGGCGCTGGCACCGCTGCGCGACGGTGCACTGGACCTGGGCGAACGACAGATGATCGTCACCGTTCATCCCAGCTTCCTCCTGCGCCTGCCCGACGAACAGGCGCGCGGAATCGAACGGGAGCGGTTCGTACGCGACCTGGCGGCAGCGCGGGCGCTGGTCTGAACGTGCCAGGGGTGACGCCCCGCCGCCTTGCCGCTACCGTAACCCGCGTAACCATCCTCCCGCGTATCCCGGAGCCTGCATGACCACTCGCCGCCAGTTCCTCGCCTCGACCGCCAGCCTTGCGTCATTGCGCGTCTTCCCCGCCTTCGCGCGGCAGGGCGCACCTTCCGCCGATTCTGCGGCGAGCACGCTCCTCGATGCGACCGCCGAGCAGTTGCTGACTAATTCCCCCGAGAGTGCGACCTCGCTCGGGATCGACAAGGGCGAACGGGCACATCTGCGCTCGATGGTCGAGGATCGCAGCATTGCCGGTCGGCAAAAGGTCGCTGCAGGCCTTCGCGCTCGCGTCGCCCAACTCAACGCGCTGGATCGCGACGCGCTGTCGCCGGTCATGCAGACCAATGTCGATGCGGTGCGGACTGCGTTCGAGATCGGCCTCGACGGCATGGCCTTTCCTTATGGCGATGTCGCGGTCGGCGGCTGGCGCAACGCGCCCTATGTCGTGGTCCAGAATGTCGGTGCGTATCTCGACATGCCGCGCTTCCTCGACAATGAGCATAAGGTCGAAAGCGCGGCGGACGCGGCCAGCTGGCTCTCGCGGCTCGATGGCTGGGCGGGACAGATCGACGGCGAGACCGAGCGGCTGAAGGTCGCATTCGACAGGGGTGTGATCGCGCCCGATTTCCTGCTCGACAAATGTTTGAAGCAGATCGCGCTCACCCGCGGCACCGATGCCGGAAAATGGGAGTTGATCGAGAATTTCACCGGCAAGAAGGCGGTGACCGGCAGCCAGGCGGCCGATGCGGCGAAGATCGCGGCGGGCAAGGTCGCGCCTGCGCTCGACCGCCAGATTGCCGAACTGAAGCGCCATCGCGCCAAAGCGACGTCGGACGCGGGCGTGTGGAAATTCCCCGACGGCGAGGCTTATTATGCCTGGGCGCTGCGGGCCGGGACCACCACGACGATGACCCCGGACGAGGTGCACCGCACCGGCCAGGAGGAGCTGAAGGCGCTCCAGTCCGAAATGGACGGCATTTTGCGCAAGCTCGGCTACAGCCAGGGGACGGTCGGCGCCCGGATGACCGCGCTCGGCAAGGACGAGAAATATCTCTATCCGAATACCGACGAGGGGCGGCAGGAAATCCTCGCCTATATGACCAGGACCATCCAGGACATGCGGGCCAAGATGCCGCAGGCGTTTCACACGCTGGTGAAGGGCAATGTCGAGGTGAAGCGGCTTCCGCTCGCCGAGGAGCCGGGCGCGCCGGGCGCCTATGGCGGCGCCGGATCGATCGACGGCACCGTGCCGGGGCGCGTCTGGCTCAATCTGCGCACCACGCATCTGCACACGAAATACAGTCTCGCCACCCTGGCCTATCATGAAGGCATTCCCGGCCATGCGTGGCAGGGCGAATATACGTTCAAGCTGCCGCTGGTGCGCTCGCTGCTGTCGTTCAACGCCTATACCGAGGGCTGGGCGCTCTATGCCGAGCAATTGGGCGCCGAACTGGGCGCCTATGACGACGATCCGGTCGGGCGGCTGGGCTATCTCCAGAGCCTCGCCTTTCGCGCGTGCCGTCTTGTCGTGGATACCGGCCTCCACGCCAAGCGCTGGACGCGCGCGCAAGCCATCGACTGGTTTGCCACCGCAAACGGATCCTCGGTCGAGGAAGTCGCGGGTGAGGTCGACCGCTATTGCAGCTGGCCGGGCCAGGCGTGCGGCTACAAATTGGGGCATACGGAGATCAACACCCTACGCACCAAGACGCAGCGTGCGCTGGGCAACGCCTATGACTTCCGCGCATTCAACGATGCGGTGGTGATGGGCGGCAGCGTGCCGCTGACCGTGCTCGAAAGCGTGATCGACCGGCACATCGCGGCCCGACGAGCCTAATTGTGTAGTCCCGGCATATGATGGGGTGAGAAGAGCGACAGCGCTCGCACTCCATCACATGCTGGAGCCAAATACCTAGTCGTCGCGCGCCTCGCTGATCCCGAGCAACTTCAATTTGCGGTGCAGCGCCGATCGCTCCATCCCGATGAAATGCGCGGTGCGGGAGATATTGCCCGAAAAGCGCTTGATCTGGATGCGCAGATAT
This genomic interval carries:
- a CDS encoding putative DNA modification/repair radical SAM protein, producing MAKLSRLEKLEILADAAKYDASCASSGAQKRNSRDGAKGGIGSTTAIGICHSYAPDGRCISLLKILMTNMCMFECTYCINRSSSNVRRAAFTVDEVVDLTLDFYKRNYIEGLFLSSGIIRSPDYTMEQIVEVARRLREDHDFRGYIHLKTIPEGDPDLIAQAGRYADRLSINIEMPSDSGIRALAPEKDGARIRRTMHDLGIRIGDAKAERKTSRRAPIFAPAGQSTQMIVGADDSTDATVLQTSAQLYSSYGLRRVYYSAFSPIPDASRTLPAQPPPLMREHRLYQSDWLLRFYGFSVGEIAATMQDGRLALDMDPKLACAMQRRELFPVDVNRAPRESLLRVPGLGARVVDRLIAARRHQRLALADVGRLCQSLRKIRPFIVAADWRPTALLDRADLKQRIVPVPPPTQLSLFAS
- a CDS encoding UdgX family uracil-DNA binding protein (This protein belongs to the uracil DNA glycosylase superfamily, members of which act in excision repair of DNA. However, it belongs more specifically to UdgX branch, whose founding member was found to bind uracil in DNA (where it does not belong), without cleaving it, appears to promote DNA repair by a pathway involving RecA, rather than base excision.), with product MHVATLDQPDDFAAWRDQARMFLAAAVPPHDVAWRIGESGTAELFANAAPPPAQRSAPLHVPRALLALLRLALLHRDPDRFALAYRLLWRLRDQPSLHANPADPDMIAVQALAKAVRRDMHKMHAFVRFRKVGSANGREQFAAWFEPDHHITRAVAGFFRDRFTGMDWIIVTPEATIGWDGTILTTGPGGRRGDVPDADAVEDEWRAYYSSIFNPARVKVAAMKKEMPVKYWRNLPEAMLVQPLLRQAEGRVDAMVKRQREDAAILTAEPVQPRRHFDTLDALNAALVQDDVPPSPDFADRVVLGEGPPSARLMLVGEQPGDMEDRKGRPFVGPAGQLLDDCLDDAGIERSETYLTNAVKRFKFTERGKRRLHQTPNAGDIAHYRWWLNEEIRLVDPAVVVALGATALHALTGKKQALAPLRDGALDLGERQMIVTVHPSFLLRLPDEQARGIERERFVRDLAAARALV
- a CDS encoding DUF885 domain-containing protein, whose protein sequence is MTTRRQFLASTASLASLRVFPAFARQGAPSADSAASTLLDATAEQLLTNSPESATSLGIDKGERAHLRSMVEDRSIAGRQKVAAGLRARVAQLNALDRDALSPVMQTNVDAVRTAFEIGLDGMAFPYGDVAVGGWRNAPYVVVQNVGAYLDMPRFLDNEHKVESAADAASWLSRLDGWAGQIDGETERLKVAFDRGVIAPDFLLDKCLKQIALTRGTDAGKWELIENFTGKKAVTGSQAADAAKIAAGKVAPALDRQIAELKRHRAKATSDAGVWKFPDGEAYYAWALRAGTTTTMTPDEVHRTGQEELKALQSEMDGILRKLGYSQGTVGARMTALGKDEKYLYPNTDEGRQEILAYMTRTIQDMRAKMPQAFHTLVKGNVEVKRLPLAEEPGAPGAYGGAGSIDGTVPGRVWLNLRTTHLHTKYSLATLAYHEGIPGHAWQGEYTFKLPLVRSLLSFNAYTEGWALYAEQLGAELGAYDDDPVGRLGYLQSLAFRACRLVVDTGLHAKRWTRAQAIDWFATANGSSVEEVAGEVDRYCSWPGQACGYKLGHTEINTLRTKTQRALGNAYDFRAFNDAVVMGGSVPLTVLESVIDRHIAARRA